The Acidobacteriota bacterium genome has a segment encoding these proteins:
- a CDS encoding type I phosphomannose isomerase catalytic subunit, translating to MAKIDREPRALKRFRESPRPFRVEPRIQAYAWGSPSAESRILRFLSRDPSEPGLPERIAELWFGAHPKNPGRVCLGRASIDLRAFAEVAGECLLGPGRAGLGQLFKILDAREPLSLQLHARAKPDSKNECWIVPIDIPRLEAGMGDATIADITLGFRLIEEIDEESLPMFKAAYKAQPTAAAAEAFHVQRYRQALNRGQTDPAGTEIMAFHNRIEVRRQNGEAEILINGKKMSSEEKGRLGLPQNPLVVNIPGGTPHALSGGVIFELQETGDRTLRLYDRGRNDPARPLHVEEAVSVLDFTPRAAADYLVAPIAVGPWTTNLIRTPHFAMDLVNMPRCADVEGRREEVGMSGSCQMLIVAEGAGRLIFRPRGAKRNRALEIRKAETLIVPAALGGYRIEGGSSGLAVFKAYEPSPEEITAARECRGLRHFWDEEGFF from the coding sequence AAGATCGACAGAGAGCCTCGCGCCCTGAAGCGATTCAGGGAATCTCCCCGGCCCTTCCGGGTCGAGCCCCGTATCCAAGCCTACGCCTGGGGCAGCCCCTCGGCGGAATCCCGGATCCTGCGTTTTCTGAGCCGCGATCCGTCCGAACCCGGACTGCCGGAAAGAATCGCCGAGCTGTGGTTCGGCGCGCATCCGAAAAACCCCGGCCGCGTTTGTCTGGGCCGGGCTTCCATAGATCTCCGCGCTTTTGCCGAGGTCGCGGGAGAATGCCTGCTCGGTCCGGGCCGGGCCGGTCTGGGCCAGCTTTTTAAGATCCTTGATGCCCGAGAGCCCCTTTCTCTTCAACTTCATGCGCGCGCCAAACCGGATTCCAAGAACGAATGCTGGATCGTTCCAATCGACATCCCCCGGCTTGAAGCCGGGATGGGAGATGCCACGATCGCAGACATCACCCTGGGCTTCCGGCTCATCGAGGAGATCGATGAAGAATCCCTTCCCATGTTCAAGGCCGCCTATAAGGCGCAGCCCACCGCTGCGGCCGCAGAGGCCTTCCATGTTCAGAGATACCGCCAAGCCCTGAATCGCGGACAAACGGATCCCGCCGGCACAGAGATTATGGCCTTTCATAACAGGATCGAGGTCCGCCGGCAAAACGGGGAGGCGGAGATCCTCATCAACGGAAAAAAAATGTCTTCTGAAGAGAAAGGCCGGCTCGGTCTTCCCCAAAACCCGCTGGTCGTCAATATTCCCGGCGGCACTCCGCATGCCCTTTCCGGCGGCGTGATTTTCGAGCTCCAGGAGACGGGGGACAGGACTCTGCGTCTCTATGACCGGGGCCGGAACGATCCCGCCCGGCCGCTTCATGTCGAAGAGGCCGTGTCCGTACTGGATTTCACGCCGAGGGCGGCTGCGGATTATCTGGTTGCGCCCATCGCCGTCGGCCCGTGGACGACGAACCTGATTCGAACGCCGCACTTCGCCATGGATTTGGTGAATATGCCCCGCTGTGCGGATGTGGAAGGAAGGCGGGAGGAAGTCGGGATGTCCGGAAGCTGCCAAATGCTGATTGTGGCCGAAGGCGCGGGCCGGTTGATTTTCCGGCCGCGCGGCGCAAAAAGGAACCGCGCCCTCGAGATTCGAAAAGCCGAGACACTTATCGTTCCCGCCGCCCTTGGAGGCTATCGGATTGAGGGCGGCTCATCCGGCCTGGCTGTTTTCAAAGCCTATGAACCCTCCCCGGAAGAAATCACGGCGGCCCGCGAGTGCCGCGGCCTACGGCATTTCTGGGATGAGGAAGGATTTTTCTGA